The Metabacillus schmidteae genome has a segment encoding these proteins:
- a CDS encoding aminopeptidase produces the protein MKDSRIDTLAKNLINYSIKLQKGEKVLIENFGLQRELVVALVKEAYKAGGYPFVSLKDHQVDRALMMGGIKEQYEMMADFEAAVMGKMDAYIGLRSGDNINEFADIPDEKMKLQGQTIGQKVHRDIRVPKTRWVVLRYPTSSMAQLAKMSTEQFEDFYFDVCNLDYSKMDKAMDALVELMNKTDKVRLTGNDTDLTFSIKDIPAIKCSGQMNIPDGEVYTAPVRDSVNGKISYNTPSPYNGFTFENVQLTFKDGKIIEATANNTERINKIFDTDEGARYVGEFAIGVNPFIQHPMQDILFDEKIDGSFHFTPGQAYDDAYNENNSNIHWDMVMIQRPEYGGGEIYFDDVLIRKDGRFVIPELEPLNPENLK, from the coding sequence ATGAAAGATTCACGAATCGATACTTTAGCAAAAAATCTTATTAATTACTCGATAAAATTACAAAAGGGAGAAAAAGTTCTGATTGAGAATTTTGGTCTGCAAAGAGAGTTAGTTGTTGCTCTTGTAAAGGAAGCTTATAAGGCTGGAGGTTATCCTTTTGTATCTTTGAAAGATCATCAGGTAGATCGCGCACTGATGATGGGTGGAATAAAAGAACAGTACGAAATGATGGCTGATTTTGAAGCAGCAGTAATGGGTAAAATGGATGCTTACATAGGATTAAGATCTGGTGATAATATTAATGAATTTGCCGATATTCCAGATGAAAAAATGAAGCTGCAAGGTCAAACGATCGGACAAAAGGTTCACAGGGACATACGTGTACCTAAAACAAGATGGGTTGTATTAAGATATCCTACTTCTTCTATGGCTCAATTAGCGAAAATGAGCACAGAACAGTTCGAAGACTTCTATTTTGATGTATGTAATCTTGATTACAGTAAAATGGACAAAGCCATGGACGCGTTAGTTGAGCTCATGAATAAAACAGATAAAGTACGATTAACAGGAAATGATACAGATTTAACTTTTTCTATTAAAGATATTCCTGCTATTAAATGCTCCGGTCAAATGAATATTCCAGATGGGGAAGTTTATACAGCACCTGTTCGTGATTCAGTTAATGGAAAAATTTCATATAATACCCCATCACCATATAATGGTTTTACTTTTGAAAATGTTCAACTTACATTTAAAGATGGAAAAATCATCGAAGCAACTGCCAACAATACAGAAAGAATCAATAAAATCTTTGATACAGATGAAGGTGCGCGCTATGTAGGGGAATTTGCCATTGGAGTGAATCCATTCATTCAGCATCCAATGCAGGATATTTTATTTGATGAGAAGATCGATGGCAGTTTCCACTTTACCCCTGGACAGGCATATGATGATGCTTATAACGAAAATAACTCCAATATTCATTGGGATATGGTCATGATTCAACGCCCCGAATATGGGGGAGGAGAGATTTATTTTGACGATGTTCTTATTCGAAAAGATGGTAGATTTGTTATCCCTGAATTAGAACCTCTTAATCCGGAGAATTTAAAATAA
- a CDS encoding ABC transporter permease translates to MKILYQLIRNENQKLYKHKRMWIFLGLIVILNILSGLFFHFLFKDTDFAFWDYIQVSSYLLLVIQLMSIMIAGDIVSGEFERGTIKFLFIRPVKRVKILVSKYMTVLANVFLFVMFQLFLSVIMGSIFYADSLFVLDQRVLIGLYSYLFQFVEIGIVTSIAFCLSTITRSSVISIALPIFLVFTSSALMTLLNHYHVDTARFLLFANTNLMPYFFGEPMFEGMTLPFSIVNILIHLLFFFLLAGYLFSKRDVHV, encoded by the coding sequence ATGAAAATCCTTTACCAGCTTATTCGTAACGAAAATCAAAAATTATATAAACACAAGAGGATGTGGATTTTCCTTGGATTAATCGTGATCTTAAATATCCTGTCAGGTCTCTTTTTCCACTTTTTGTTTAAGGATACCGATTTTGCGTTTTGGGATTATATTCAAGTGAGTTCTTATCTGCTTCTTGTTATTCAATTAATGAGTATTATGATAGCAGGGGATATTGTTTCTGGTGAGTTTGAGAGAGGTACAATTAAATTTTTATTTATCCGACCTGTTAAACGGGTAAAAATATTAGTTTCCAAGTATATGACCGTTCTAGCTAATGTATTTTTATTTGTCATGTTTCAATTATTTTTATCTGTCATAATGGGCAGCATCTTTTACGCTGATTCACTTTTTGTACTTGATCAAAGAGTACTTATAGGATTATATAGTTACTTATTTCAGTTTGTGGAAATTGGTATCGTGACATCGATTGCTTTTTGCTTGTCAACGATAACGAGAAGCAGTGTTATTTCAATTGCACTGCCGATTTTTTTAGTGTTCACATCAAGTGCGCTTATGACCCTGTTAAATCATTATCATGTCGATACAGCAAGGTTTTTACTTTTCGCTAACACAAATTTAATGCCTTATTTTTTTGGAGAGCCAATGTTCGAGGGAATGACCTTACCCTTTTCAATTGTAAACATTTTGATTCATTTGTTGTTCTTTTTTCTATTGGCTGGTTATTTATTTTCGAAGAGAGATGTGCATGTCTAA
- a CDS encoding ABC transporter ATP-binding protein — MQKQDDIVLNVSNLTKMIGKTTVINDVSFDLCKGEILGLLGPNGSGKTTILKMLVGLLKPTKGSIYIEQFDIQKDFEGAISKIGAIIETPIMYDFLSGYENLVQLFRMTDQFSYERIDEMIDLLRMDEYIYDKVQTYSLGMKQRLGLAQAMLHRPSILLLDEPTNGLDPEGMKSLRDTLRRLADKEGVSIIISSHILSEIELICDSVLVMNDGKCIERSQLRDWHNSQNGKQTFQIRVIDGDKLESFFKDTYIKEDIVFHSNGFSIELTLEEVARLNQLLVMEGFKVVGIERTDNPLEQIFLQKLEERKQR, encoded by the coding sequence ATGCAAAAGCAAGATGATATTGTATTAAACGTATCCAATTTAACGAAAATGATTGGGAAAACAACGGTTATAAACGATGTGAGTTTTGATTTGTGTAAAGGTGAAATCCTCGGTTTATTGGGGCCGAATGGTTCAGGAAAGACAACGATATTAAAAATGCTTGTTGGATTATTAAAGCCAACAAAAGGGTCTATTTATATAGAACAGTTTGACATACAGAAAGATTTCGAAGGAGCCATTTCTAAAATTGGAGCGATTATCGAAACTCCTATAATGTATGACTTTCTTTCTGGTTACGAAAACCTTGTTCAATTATTTAGAATGACAGATCAATTTTCCTACGAAAGAATAGATGAAATGATTGATTTATTAAGAATGGATGAGTACATTTATGATAAAGTACAGACCTATTCATTAGGAATGAAACAAAGGTTGGGATTGGCACAAGCAATGCTCCACCGGCCGTCCATCCTTCTGTTAGATGAGCCCACAAATGGCTTAGATCCAGAAGGAATGAAAAGTCTAAGAGATACACTTAGAAGACTCGCTGATAAAGAAGGGGTATCCATCATCATTTCAAGTCATATCCTATCTGAGATTGAACTTATCTGTGATAGTGTGCTTGTGATGAATGATGGAAAATGTATTGAGCGTTCACAATTAAGAGATTGGCATAACAGTCAAAATGGAAAGCAAACTTTTCAAATTAGAGTTATAGATGGAGATAAGCTTGAATCATTTTTTAAAGATACCTATATAAAGGAGGATATTGTCTTTCATTCAAATGGATTCTCAATTGAATTAACACTTGAAGAAGTCGCTAGATTAAATCAATTGTTAGTGATGGAGGGATTTAAAGTAGTAGGAATTGAAAGAACAGACAACCCTTTAGAGCAGATATTTTTACAGAAGTTAGAAGAGAGGAAACAGCGATGA
- a CDS encoding FHA domain-containing protein — MDIYSYLVVQQAPHFETGDIISLHKSVTMFGRKTSNWTPDITFNNIFVSRKHFTIFLQSNHIYIEDLASKHGTYLNEKKLIPHKPVKLKNNDRITFAKNLVSLSFSLKDFEQTSEFSFLFTDKLVGNEPKLDFLKQTLHIQNHSISLTEKEFKFIDILIQRKTFISKEEIIEYVWPERLTINNEYLVGYEEVNALIYRLRKKLPNLVKVNTIRGRGYSLTIEEDRYHQLPSRRM, encoded by the coding sequence ATGGACATTTATTCTTATCTTGTTGTTCAACAAGCACCACATTTCGAAACAGGCGATATTATTTCTTTACACAAATCAGTAACAATGTTTGGACGGAAAACTAGTAATTGGACACCTGATATAACGTTTAATAATATTTTTGTTTCCAGAAAGCACTTCACCATTTTTCTTCAGTCGAATCATATCTATATTGAAGATTTAGCTAGTAAACATGGTACTTACCTTAATGAAAAAAAACTTATCCCTCATAAACCTGTAAAACTTAAAAATAATGATAGAATAACGTTTGCTAAAAATCTTGTTTCCCTATCTTTTTCTCTAAAAGATTTTGAGCAAACATCTGAATTTTCTTTCCTTTTCACAGATAAACTTGTAGGAAACGAACCAAAACTTGACTTTCTTAAGCAAACTTTGCACATACAAAACCATTCTATTTCTCTAACGGAGAAGGAATTCAAGTTTATTGATATTCTTATACAAAGAAAAACATTTATATCAAAAGAAGAAATCATAGAATATGTATGGCCTGAACGGTTGACGATTAATAATGAATATTTGGTAGGATATGAAGAGGTAAATGCACTTATTTATAGACTAAGGAAAAAATTACCAAATCTGGTAAAGGTTAATACAATTAGAGGTAGAGGTTACTCATTAACTATTGAAGAGGATAGATACCATCAATTACCAAGTAGAAGAATGTAA
- the murC gene encoding UDP-N-acetylmuramate--L-alanine ligase: MTVYHFVGIKGTGMSALAQILHDMNYEVQGSDIEKKVFTQKALEARNIKILPFTKENIREGLTIIAGNAYPDTHEEIVEANNQGLPVIRYHRFLGEFLQKYISVGITGVHGKTSTTGLLSHVIKGAEPTSFLIGDGTGSGVPDSEYFIFEACEYRRHFLSYKPDYAIMTNIDFDHPDYFSSIEDVFSAFQEMALQVKKGIIACGDDEQLQQIQAKVPVVYYGFNEDNDFQARNIVKSTDGTAFDVFVRNTFYASFKITSYGDHSILNALSVIALCHYEGIDVEIIQQRLQTFEGVKRRFNEKRIGNQILIDDYAHHPTEINATIDAAKQKYPDRDIVAVFQPHTFTRTQSFLDEFADSLQRADYVYLCDIFGSARENVGKLSIDNLLEKIDNSSLIKEEETSVLKAHENAVLVFMGAGDIQKYQEAYENVLA; the protein is encoded by the coding sequence ATGACTGTTTATCATTTTGTTGGAATTAAAGGGACTGGAATGAGTGCCCTTGCACAGATTTTACATGATATGAACTATGAAGTTCAGGGCTCTGATATAGAGAAAAAAGTATTTACTCAAAAAGCACTAGAAGCACGAAATATAAAAATCCTGCCCTTTACTAAAGAAAACATTAGAGAAGGATTAACGATTATTGCAGGAAATGCGTATCCAGATACACATGAAGAGATTGTTGAAGCGAACAACCAAGGTTTACCCGTTATTCGTTATCACCGTTTTCTTGGTGAATTTCTTCAGAAATATATCAGTGTAGGTATTACAGGTGTACATGGAAAAACATCTACAACCGGATTGCTTTCACACGTGATTAAAGGTGCTGAACCTACCTCGTTTTTAATTGGTGATGGTACAGGTAGCGGTGTTCCTGACAGCGAATATTTTATTTTCGAAGCATGTGAATACCGCAGACATTTCTTATCCTACAAGCCTGATTATGCGATCATGACAAATATAGATTTTGATCACCCTGATTATTTTTCAAGCATAGAAGATGTTTTCAGTGCATTTCAGGAAATGGCTCTCCAAGTAAAAAAAGGTATAATCGCTTGTGGTGATGACGAACAGCTTCAGCAAATTCAAGCAAAGGTACCTGTTGTTTATTATGGATTTAATGAAGATAATGATTTTCAAGCTAGAAATATTGTGAAATCAACAGATGGTACAGCTTTTGATGTATTTGTTCGTAATACGTTTTATGCATCTTTCAAAATTACCTCGTATGGTGATCATAGTATATTAAATGCATTATCTGTTATTGCACTATGCCACTATGAAGGAATTGATGTTGAGATTATTCAACAAAGACTCCAAACATTTGAAGGTGTAAAAAGACGCTTTAATGAAAAGCGAATTGGTAACCAAATTTTAATTGATGATTATGCACATCATCCAACTGAAATTAATGCAACGATCGATGCGGCCAAACAAAAATACCCGGATCGTGACATCGTTGCTGTTTTCCAGCCTCATACATTTACAAGAACGCAATCATTTTTGGATGAGTTTGCTGATAGCTTACAAAGAGCGGACTATGTCTATCTTTGTGATATTTTCGGATCTGCACGTGAAAATGTTGGAAAGTTATCGATTGATAATTTACTTGAAAAAATTGATAATTCCAGCCTTATCAAGGAAGAAGAAACTTCGGTCCTTAAAGCACATGAAAATGCAGTATTAGTTTTTATGGGTGCAGGTGATATTCAAAAATATCAAGAAGCTTATGAGAACGTCTTAGCATAA
- a CDS encoding DNA translocase FtsK, producing MSWVKKLVSLLFGDEEETEVDTKEIKQQQQSLQEHQNVKNVLSDSMTSDGEDRHQVKAEARVSYQYPKGNFRFPIIPDERQIKRDERPRRKETKENDLRKPREKKSEIYKKHDQSTKLLVDEEKEMTHKTKKPFHPTAIPSPVYGFQSRDERMQNRRIHPVNNSQEQWSAGEISESSEEMIVSAPVAEEHESEFQLRDERMQNLKVHPVNNRQKQSLAGETGRSGEEKVVSAQVAEKIKVDNVVEQVHKEEHHNVHLPYDQLPSVEEVDESLTFEIDSQEFVENQRDEEEELVDEALTIVKTEYQKQNDEDQTHVIEISEDEEPVEYLTEETETVYELEESSQEGDQPVDSVHTQNTLIEEQPASIVEKTTEVVKEETEERLDQSQTASRRKPVPFNVMMLGRDKQKLREKSQEHSQEHSQEHSQGPSQEYSYQFPLLDYLNMPEKELTEDHAWLEEQKDLLNVTLKNFNVRASVVNVTQGPSVTRFEVHPEPGVKVNKITNLSDDIKLSLSAKDIRMEAPIPGKNTIGIEVPNKVSKMVYLREILRSTEFRSNPSPMTAVLGLDIAGQPAVTDLKKMPHGLIAGATGSGKSVCINTILISLLYKASPHEVKLMLIDPKMVELAPYNEIPHLVSPVITDVKAATAALKWAVEEMERRYELFAHSGTREITRYNQLVKEHKQGEHLPYLVIVIDELADLMMVAPNDVEEAICRIAQKARACGIHLIVATQRPSVDVITGLIKANIPTRIAFSVSSQVDSRTIIDVNGAEKLLGKGDMLFLENGSSKAVRLQGTFVSDEEIERVVKHVKLQSKPDYLFHQDELVKKATIQSEEDELFLEACEFVVSQGGASTSSLQRRFRIGYNRAARLIDMMEEQGIISENRGSKPRDVLISEEELDAIQETHVL from the coding sequence ATGAGTTGGGTTAAAAAACTAGTTTCGCTATTATTTGGCGATGAAGAGGAAACGGAAGTTGATACGAAAGAAATTAAGCAACAACAACAATCCCTTCAAGAGCATCAAAATGTAAAAAATGTACTAAGTGATTCAATGACATCAGATGGGGAAGATCGTCATCAAGTGAAAGCTGAGGCAAGAGTTTCCTATCAATATCCGAAAGGGAATTTTCGATTTCCTATTATTCCAGATGAAAGACAAATAAAAAGAGATGAACGTCCTAGAAGAAAAGAAACTAAAGAAAACGATCTTAGAAAGCCACGTGAGAAAAAAAGTGAAATATATAAGAAACACGATCAAAGCACAAAGTTGTTGGTAGATGAAGAGAAGGAAATGACTCATAAAACTAAAAAACCTTTCCATCCTACTGCGATTCCTTCACCAGTATATGGGTTCCAATCAAGAGATGAGAGGATGCAGAATCGACGGATTCATCCAGTAAACAATAGTCAGGAACAGTGGTCAGCTGGCGAAATCAGTGAATCTAGTGAAGAAATGATCGTTTCAGCTCCGGTTGCAGAAGAACATGAGTCGGAGTTTCAATTAAGAGATGAGAGAATGCAGAATCTAAAGGTTCATCCAGTAAACAATAGGCAAAAACAAAGTTTAGCGGGTGAAACAGGTAGATCTGGCGAAGAAAAGGTCGTTTCAGCTCAAGTTGCAGAAAAAATTAAAGTGGATAATGTAGTGGAACAAGTACATAAAGAAGAACACCACAATGTTCATCTTCCATATGATCAATTACCTTCAGTTGAAGAAGTGGATGAGTCATTAACATTTGAAATTGATAGTCAAGAATTCGTTGAAAATCAACGTGACGAGGAAGAAGAGCTTGTTGATGAAGCTCTAACCATTGTAAAAACAGAATATCAAAAGCAAAATGACGAAGATCAGACACATGTAATCGAAATAAGCGAGGATGAGGAACCGGTTGAGTATCTAACTGAAGAAACTGAAACTGTCTATGAGTTAGAAGAATCAAGTCAAGAAGGCGATCAGCCGGTTGATAGTGTTCACACGCAAAATACTTTAATTGAAGAGCAACCTGCATCAATTGTTGAGAAGACGACAGAGGTCGTGAAAGAGGAAACAGAAGAAAGATTGGATCAAAGCCAAACAGCATCTAGACGTAAGCCTGTCCCATTTAATGTGATGATGTTAGGAAGAGACAAGCAAAAATTACGAGAAAAAAGCCAGGAACACAGCCAGGAACACAGTCAGGAACATAGCCAAGGACCTAGCCAGGAATATAGCTATCAATTTCCATTACTTGACTATTTAAATATGCCTGAGAAGGAATTAACGGAAGATCATGCTTGGTTGGAGGAACAAAAAGATCTTTTAAATGTAACATTAAAAAACTTTAATGTGAGAGCCAGTGTTGTAAATGTTACACAAGGGCCTTCCGTCACTAGGTTTGAAGTGCATCCTGAGCCGGGAGTAAAGGTAAATAAAATAACCAATTTAAGTGATGATATTAAATTAAGTTTATCTGCTAAAGACATAAGAATGGAGGCTCCAATTCCAGGTAAAAATACGATTGGAATTGAGGTCCCAAATAAAGTGAGTAAGATGGTTTACTTACGGGAGATCTTAAGAAGTACTGAGTTTCGTTCAAATCCTTCACCAATGACTGCTGTACTAGGTTTAGATATTGCCGGGCAACCAGCTGTTACAGATTTAAAGAAGATGCCGCATGGTTTAATTGCAGGAGCGACAGGGTCCGGTAAAAGTGTGTGTATCAATACGATATTAATTAGCTTGTTATATAAGGCTTCACCACATGAAGTAAAATTAATGTTAATTGACCCTAAAATGGTTGAATTAGCTCCTTATAATGAAATTCCTCATCTTGTAAGTCCAGTCATTACAGATGTAAAAGCTGCAACTGCTGCATTAAAATGGGCTGTTGAGGAAATGGAAAGACGGTATGAATTGTTTGCACACTCTGGTACCCGGGAAATTACAAGATACAATCAGCTCGTCAAAGAGCATAAACAGGGTGAGCATTTGCCATATCTCGTTATTGTCATTGATGAGTTAGCTGATTTAATGATGGTTGCACCAAATGATGTGGAAGAGGCGATTTGCCGTATCGCTCAAAAAGCAAGGGCTTGTGGTATTCATCTTATCGTCGCGACGCAAAGACCATCTGTTGATGTTATTACAGGATTAATTAAAGCAAATATTCCTACAAGAATTGCCTTTTCAGTATCATCACAGGTAGATTCAAGAACAATTATTGATGTTAATGGAGCGGAAAAATTATTAGGTAAAGGTGATATGCTGTTTTTAGAAAACGGCTCATCTAAAGCAGTAAGACTTCAAGGTACCTTTGTATCAGATGAAGAGATAGAGCGAGTTGTGAAACATGTGAAGCTTCAATCAAAACCTGATTATTTATTTCATCAAGATGAATTGGTGAAAAAGGCAACCATTCAATCAGAAGAAGATGAACTATTCCTCGAGGCATGTGAATTTGTCGTCAGTCAGGGAGGGGCTTCAACATCCAGCTTACAAAGAAGATTTAGAATTGGGTATAACCGGGCGGCCAGATTAATCGATATGATGGAAGAACAAGGTATTATTTCTGAAAATCGAGGAAGCAAGCCAAGAGACGTATTAATCTCAGAAGAAGAGTTAGATGCGATCCAAGAAACCCACGTGCTATAA
- a CDS encoding DUF1444 domain-containing protein, translating to MKMTSRKLVETLKNQLSNPSWKFQFDREKDTLRIEDVETKKGVTLSLPGIIAKWETANQRAIDEVVYYVEEALQAMKNQQELTGKEKSIFPVIRSTSFPTESNEGISLVYTEHTAETRIYYALDSGKTYRLIDEKMMQRENWNIEQIREIASFNIRSLKTSVKEDHVAGNVFYFLNANDGYDASRILNESLLHSFKEKIVGKMAVAVPHQDVLIIVDIQNDTGYDILAQLTMSFFASGRVPITALSFLYENNELEPIFILGKNKPRH from the coding sequence ATGAAAATGACATCAAGGAAATTAGTAGAAACACTAAAAAACCAACTTTCTAATCCAAGCTGGAAGTTTCAGTTTGATCGTGAAAAGGACACTCTACGGATAGAAGACGTTGAGACTAAAAAAGGTGTAACGTTATCACTGCCAGGTATTATAGCCAAATGGGAGACAGCAAACCAGCGTGCTATAGATGAAGTTGTTTATTATGTAGAAGAAGCTCTACAAGCCATGAAGAATCAGCAGGAGCTAACGGGTAAGGAAAAGTCTATTTTTCCGGTTATCCGCTCAACTTCCTTTCCAACCGAAAGCAATGAAGGCATTTCATTAGTATATACTGAACATACAGCTGAGACACGAATCTATTATGCTCTGGACTCGGGTAAAACTTATAGGCTTATTGATGAAAAAATGATGCAAAGAGAGAATTGGAATATAGAGCAAATTAGAGAAATTGCGTCTTTTAACATTAGGTCCTTAAAGACAAGTGTTAAAGAAGATCATGTCGCAGGAAATGTTTTTTACTTTTTAAATGCAAATGATGGTTATGATGCCAGCCGTATTTTAAATGAAAGTCTCCTCCACTCATTTAAAGAAAAGATAGTAGGAAAAATGGCTGTTGCTGTTCCTCATCAGGATGTTCTCATTATTGTTGATATTCAAAACGATACGGGATATGATATTTTAGCTCAATTAACGATGAGCTTTTTTGCAAGTGGAAGAGTTCCAATTACTGCCTTGTCTTTTTTATATGAAAACAATGAGTTAGAACCAATTTTTATTTTAGGGAAAAATAAACCAAGACATTGA
- a CDS encoding thioredoxin family protein, whose amino-acid sequence MKQLQSIEEYKQIIQDEKVIFMFSADWCPDCRVIEPILPELEQENNEFTFYYVDRDKFIDLCGELNVFGIPSFVAFHNGKEVGRFVNKERKTKQQIQDFIDSISL is encoded by the coding sequence TTGAAACAACTACAATCCATTGAAGAATATAAACAGATCATTCAAGATGAAAAAGTTATTTTTATGTTTTCTGCTGATTGGTGCCCGGACTGTCGAGTAATCGAACCAATCTTACCAGAGCTGGAGCAGGAAAATAACGAGTTTACTTTTTATTATGTAGATCGTGATAAATTCATCGATTTATGCGGTGAACTTAATGTTTTTGGAATACCAAGCTTTGTCGCATTTCATAATGGTAAAGAAGTAGGTCGTTTCGTTAATAAAGAACGAAAAACAAAGCAACAAATCCAAGACTTTATTGATAGCATTTCATTATAA
- a CDS encoding YtoQ family protein, with product MEFIVYLAGEIHTNWREQIKDAALKRNLPFHFVGPMEDHSLSDNIGVQILGNQPGPIYKDDAASGINNLRTTVLMNKADIVIALFGEQYKQWNTAMDASTALTLNKPLILIRPEQLHHPLKELSNKANATVETVEQALNILEYVVK from the coding sequence ATGGAATTTATTGTTTACTTAGCTGGAGAAATACATACAAATTGGCGTGAGCAAATAAAAGATGCGGCTTTAAAGCGGAATCTACCTTTTCATTTTGTTGGACCTATGGAAGATCATTCTCTTTCCGACAATATTGGAGTACAAATACTAGGGAATCAACCAGGACCTATTTACAAGGATGATGCTGCTTCCGGAATAAATAATTTACGGACGACCGTCTTGATGAATAAAGCAGATATTGTTATCGCCTTATTTGGTGAACAATATAAACAGTGGAACACAGCAATGGATGCAAGCACAGCACTAACCCTGAATAAGCCTCTTATTCTCATTAGACCCGAACAGCTGCACCATCCTTTGAAGGAGCTTTCTAATAAAGCTAATGCAACGGTTGAAACAGTAGAACAGGCGTTAAATATATTGGAATATGTAGTGAAATGA
- a CDS encoding R2-like ligand-binding oxidase — protein sequence MRKKLMTTSARGIKESSFPFQLYQKAKKFGTWNPQEIDFTKDKEDWKSLSTKHREWIVKLLAQFQGGEEAVTHDLLPLLKVAAIEGRLEEELFLTTFLYDEAKHTELFRRVLDELGEKGDLTHLHSKTYRKFFYEILPETMEQLWNHPTPESLADAATVYNMFSEGVLAETGYKVFSDGLSKMGKMPGLLQGIEYLKKDESRHIAYGTYLLQRLINEHPHLFDRVVKKLEELAPLALVLNEEGMAFEEDEKGKTATSELINFSKKQLMARIEILSRARTKNINELYPF from the coding sequence ATGAGAAAGAAACTCATGACTACGAGTGCACGGGGAATAAAGGAATCTTCTTTCCCGTTTCAGTTATATCAAAAAGCGAAAAAATTCGGAACTTGGAATCCTCAAGAAATTGATTTTACAAAAGACAAAGAAGATTGGAAAAGTCTCTCTACTAAGCATCGTGAATGGATTGTAAAACTACTTGCACAGTTCCAAGGTGGAGAAGAGGCTGTAACACACGATTTACTGCCACTTCTTAAAGTGGCTGCAATAGAAGGGAGATTAGAGGAGGAGTTGTTTCTAACAACATTTCTCTACGATGAAGCAAAACATACTGAGTTATTTAGAAGGGTTTTAGATGAACTAGGTGAAAAAGGAGATTTAACACACTTGCATTCAAAAACATATCGGAAGTTCTTTTATGAGATCCTTCCTGAAACGATGGAGCAACTTTGGAACCATCCTACTCCCGAGTCATTGGCTGATGCTGCTACTGTATATAATATGTTTTCAGAAGGAGTATTAGCGGAAACAGGATATAAGGTATTCTCCGATGGTTTAAGCAAAATGGGAAAAATGCCAGGTTTATTACAAGGAATTGAGTATTTAAAAAAAGATGAATCAAGACATATTGCTTATGGTACGTATTTACTGCAACGGTTAATTAACGAGCATCCACATCTATTTGATCGAGTAGTCAAAAAGCTTGAAGAATTAGCACCTCTTGCTCTTGTATTAAATGAGGAAGGGATGGCCTTTGAAGAAGATGAAAAAGGAAAAACAGCAACTAGTGAACTAATTAATTTTTCTAAGAAGCAATTAATGGCACGAATCGAAATTCTTTCAAGAGCTAGAACAAAAAATATTAACGAATTATATCCCTTTTAA